The Maridesulfovibrio salexigens DSM 2638 region CAGACCGGAGCAAACCACACCGTCAAGCCCGGCCTGAGAGGAGGCAAGAGCCAGATCGAGTACAGCAGAACCCAGTCCATTAGGAACCGGGAAAGGAATATCATCTTCGTCCATGCTGGTCAGGATGGTAATAGCCATGAGCAGAGGGCCTGCTTCACCGCCGGCACCTTCAGCACGGCCTTCGCGGGCGGCAACTGCCATGCGTTCACCGCCAAGAGCGTGCAGGCTGAGCATATCAGCACCGGCACGGGTTGCGGAACGGACTGCACCTTTAACGGTATTGGGAATGTCAAAAAATTTCAGGTCCACAAAAACCTTGAAGCCCATCTCTTTAAAACGGGTAATGATCTCAGGTCCTTCAGCGCAAAAAAGTTCAAGACCGACTTTCACCCAAGGGGCTACACCGCGTACTTTTTCAGCCATTTCGATGGCACTCTGCGCATCTTTAAAATCAAGGGCTACTACTAATTCAGACATATTACTCCCAAGTGCTTAAAATACTTTCAAGAAGTCCCGGATTACTGCAGGGACGGTTTTTTCCGGCAAGATAAATAGCCTTAAGTTCGCCATAAGCTTTATCCAGATCATCATTGACGATCCAGTACTCAAACTTCGGCGCGGAAGCCATTTCCTTCATGGCATTCATCATGCGGCGGTTAATTACATGTTCAGTATCGGTATTGCGTCCTTCAAGACGTTTGCGCAATTCACCGTAAGACGGAGGCATCAGGAAAACGAAAATTCCGTCAGGCATTGATTCCATCAGTTGCATGCAGCCCTGAAAATCAATGTCAAAGAGGATATCCATGCCCTTAAAGAGCATCTTTTCAACCGGCTTTTTCGGAGTGCCGTAAAAATTGCCATGGACCTCGGCCCACTCCGCAAATTCTCCGGCCTCCAGCTTTTCGTTGAATTCATCTACGCTAAGAAAAAAGTAATCCTTACCGTCTTCCTCACCTTCACGGGGATCGCGGGTGGTGCAGGAAATTGAAAAACCGATCTGAGGAAAGTCTTCGCGCAGTTTTTTAACCAGCGTACTTTTCCCAGTACCGGAGGGAGCGCAGAGAACCAGCACCTGCCCTTTCTTTTCCGGGATACGTCGATCAGTCATTCTCAACCTCCTCGGAAGTATAACGGTGCCCGATGGTTTCCGCCTGAATTGCCGAAAGGATGACATGGTTGGAATCGGTAACAATAATCGAACGGGTTTTACGGCCCTGAGTTGCGTCCACCAAACGCCCTTCCTGTCTGGCATCCTCACGCAGTCTGCGCATGGGTGAAGAAGAAGGGTTGACGATGGTGATTACGCGGCTTGAAACCACAAAATTACCAAAACCGATATTTAATAATGTCTGCTTCTGCATTTTACCGGATTACTCAATGTTTTGAACCTGTTCACGGCATTTTTCAAGCTCAGCCTTGAACTCGACAACAATCCTGCTCACTTCGGAATCCTGACACTTGTTACCACAGGTGTTGATTTCCCTGAAAGTCTCCTGCAGCAGGAAATCAAGACGCTTACCGGCGTCCTTGTTGCCGCGCAGAACTTCGAAAATACGCTCAAGGTGCGCATCAAGTCTGGTGATCTCTTCGGAAACATCCAGCTTGTCGGTCAGGATAGCAACTTCCTGCACCATGCGGTCTTCGATGTATTCAGCGCCCAGATTTTCCATATTGCCCTTAACTCTTTCGATCAGAGCTTCGCGCTTGGTCTCAAGAATTTCAGGGACCTTAACTTTTACCTTCTCGGTGTATTCCTTGAGCAGGGTAAAACGCTCTTCAAGATCGCGAACGAGGTCTGCACCTTCGTCTTCTCTGGATTCCTTCCAGTTTGCCAGTGCCTTCTCCAGACCTTCGCTGATGGACTTTGCCATCTGCGGATCAGGTTCGCTGGAAGCATCACGCCAGAGACCGGAAATATTGAACAGGCGGTTGTAATCAGGAGTGAACTCCACACCGTCAGCAGCAGCCATGTCTTTGAGCTGGTCAACCATAGCTTTTGCCTGCAATTGGTTCAGGCTGATGCCCAGCAGTTCGGTGCTGAAAACTTCAAGATTCAGGGAAAGGTCTACGCGACCGCGGGAGCCATATTTTCTTACGATCTTTTCCCAGCGGGATTCATAGCCGCGCAGGGAGTTGGGCAGACGCCATTTCAGGTCCAGAAAACGGGAGTTAACACTGCGGATTTCCCAAACATGGCTCCATTTGTCTTCGGTGGTCTCAGCGCGACCAAATCCGGTCATACTTACGGGCATTTATTGCTCCTTTTGCCTTCGGCGACCCTGCCGGGGGCCTTAAACCCTTTTTGTAATAAGGGTTTAAGAATCCCAAAAACTTTTGATGGGCTTCGCCGGAGTAAATTTATTTATTTTATTTTCACCATTAAGCTGCCGTCTTTGGCTGCTACGGGTATTACTTCTACTAAATCACGGGGCACTTCGTTTTCAAATCCTTCCTCCAGAATACAGGTGGAATAGAATTCACAAATGCCCTTATTTTTATTTTGGAAAAGGACTTTCAATGAGTCCATTTCTGAAATTTTTTGCAGGAATTCCTGCTTCTTTTCTTCGACCAGCTCCCGCAGAATCCGGCCCCGTTCCTTTTTAGTCGGACCATCCAATTGCCCCTTCATAGAAGCGGCTGCGGTGCCCGGACGTATAGAGTACGGAAAAACGTGCGCATAAGAAAGAGGAAGTTTTCGGCAAAATTCAAGCGTATTATTGAATTCTTCCTCGGTTTCACCGGGAAAACCGGTCAAAATATCTGCTCCAAGCCCAAAAACAGGCCAAACCTCTTTAAGCTTATCCAAAAAGACCAGCACGTCTTCAGGTTTGTAGTGGCCTCTGCCCATACGCTTAAGCACCTGCCGATCTCCGCTTTGCAGGGAGAGATGCAGCTGCGGGCAGATCAGCTTGGACTTGGCGAAAATTTCCAACGCCCTTTCTTTAAGCTGTCCCGGCTCAAGGGAGCTGATGCGCAACCTCGCGCGCCCTCCCCATTCTTGGCCGAATTCATCCTCAATCCTCTCCATGAGATCCCAGAAATCAATCTTCTCTTCGAACTCACGACCGTAATGACTCAAGTTAATACCGCTGATAATCATCTCGCGGAACCCAGCCGCCAGCAAACGACTGATCTCTTTAAGTACATCATCCACAGCACGGCTCACACTCGGCCCTCTGGTAATGGGTACGATGCAGTAGGTGCAGCGATGGGAACAGCCGTCCTGAACTTTGACCACCGCCCTTGAGCGTTCATAATCATCAATTTCAAACGGCTGGAAAATTGTGGTGTCGTCAGTTGATTCAGGTCCATCTTCAAGCTTGAGCAGCTCAAATTTACGTTCCTGCGGAATTACATCGGCAACTCCGGGGAGTTCAGCCAGTTCCTTGGCAAAAACCTGAGCAGCGCATCCGGCGATAATTATTTTACCTTCGGGGTTACGGCGGTTAATTCCCCGCACGGTCTGGCGCAAATCACGCAGCGCCGCCTGAGTCACAGCGCAGGAGTTAATAATGATCTCATGGGCCTCAGCATCATTTTCGGCCTGCTCGTAGCCCATGCGCAGCCAGCGTTCGCGAACAGATTCGCTTTCGTATTGGTTGATCTTGCAACCTAAAGTGGTGATCCAGAATTTTTTCATTACCGTATCCATATTATCCGCTCCTTTTATCATGGAGCCTTAAGATATAAAACTATTACTTTTTATGTTGAGTATTGCGCTTTTTACGACCATTTTTATCTGGAACAGGTGCAGAAAAATCAAGTTTGGGAGCATTGTAATTAAAGGTATCCAGATAAAAAAGCTCCAGCCCGTAACCCAGGGATTCTTCAATCTCGGCAAGCCGCGCCTTATCTTCATCAGCAACAAAGGTATAGGCTGTGCCCTTAGCATCCGCCCGTCCGGTCCTGCCGGTGCGGTGGACAAAAATTTCAACATTGTCCGGCATATCGTAATTGATAACGTGAGAAATATTGGAACAATCAATACCGCGTGCGGCAAGATCGGTTGCTACAAGCACGGTAAAATCACCGAACTTGAAACCGTTAAGAGTGCGGTTGCGCTTGCTCTGGGAAAGATCTCCATGCAGATCCGCAGCAGCCAGACCGCCCTTGGCTAAACGCTGGGCAAGTCTTCTGGCCCAACGCTTGGTGCGAACAAAGACCAATACCCGCTCAAATTCAATTTCATTGAACAGGACTTTGAGAAAACTCTGTTTCAAATGCACAGGAACCGGACAACTATACAGGCTTACCCCGTCTGCACTGACCGTCACTGCAACCCGCACAACTTCAGGATCGTGCAGAATATTTTTGGAAAGACTATTGATTGCATCGGGCATGGTTGCCGAGAACATAAGATTCTGACGCTCGGCAGGCAGCTTTGCGAGTACTTTCTCAACTTCATCCATAAAGCCCATATCGAGCATACGGTCAGCTTCATCAAGAATCAGGGTATCCACTTGGGAAAGGTCTATTTCCTCACGTTCCAGAAGATCAAGCAGCCTTCCGGGAGTGGCATTGATCACAGTGACTTTCTTAACTTCCTTGGCCTGCTTGCCGATTCCGGCACCGCCGTAGACCGCAGCACTGCGAATTCCGGTCTGCCGTCCCAGTTCAATGAAAGTCTCATGTGTCTGCAAGGCCAGTTCACGAGTGGGCGAAAGAACCAAAACCTTTACCGGACCACGTTTTTCCGCTTCTTCATCCAGCAAACGTTGCAGCACCGGCAATACAAAAGCGGCAGTCTTGCCAGTCCCGGTCTGGGCCAAACCCATGACATCGCGCCCCTGAAGCACAGCAGGAATAGCCTTTAACTGCACAGGGGTCGGGACTTCATATCCGGCACTGCGGATGCCCGAAATAAGGCGCATGTCAAATTTAAACTGGTCGAAACTCAAACAGGACTCCATTAAAATTAAAAATAAAAAAGCGCGCCCCTTGCGAGGCGCGCGGATCATTATATATTTATGATGTCGTGTAAAGTGCGGAATCTACCACCTGCGCGGCAGCCTGCGCTGTGCCCAATCTGAAAGATAAGGCAACAATTCCTCGCCAAGCTGATGCAAGGGTACGATATTTCCTTCGATTATGATACCTTGCGGAAACAAATTCATATCGTGATATTCTTTGGGGCCCTGAAAAGCCGTATTTTTAGCCAGAAGGACTGAAACATTCAAATCCTTGCAGAAAGCAATCAATCCTTCTGGGAAGAAAGCGGCATCTTTGATATTTTTACCAAGAGTGCGGAACAGAGTTCTACAAATTGAGACAAAATGTTCACGTCGCAGAGGCTGGTGCATGGCTGCTACTGTCTCGTTGGATACAAAAGTCACTACCTTATTGGTCAACGGAGCGTAATTCTTGGCATCCCTTGCATCGCCGAGGATAATTTCAGCAATGCCCAGTTCTTTGAAAATCTTGTAGCTCTGCAACCCGACCATCTTATCGTACTCAATACCGTACAAGGTAATGTTCTTGAAACCGTTCCGCCGCGCATGAATATGCTGAGCAAGCAGGAGGATTCCGGTTCCGGTCCCGATATCAAGGCCGACATATTCATCCTGTTCGAGCAACTTGGGGGAAATATTCTGAGTCACGATGGAGCGGATAATGTGACTGGTCTTGGTAATATCAGCAAGCATACGCAAGGAAAAAGACCACTGACGCAGATAATTCATAAGCTCAATATCATCATTAGGCTCATTGAGACTGCGGTGGCGGCTGAACATTTCACAAAGCTTGCTTACTTCTTCAAGAGGGACAGGTTTATCAAAACCGCCTTTATGTACATAGCAATAGAAAAATTTGAGTACCATTCCCATGATCATTGAATCGGAAATTCTGACTGAAGGATCACTCATACGATCCACGTCATCCAGCAAGGGGCTGTCGCTATATAACGATGGATCAATGACCATCTCTTCCGGATCCACTAGCGCATGGTGAATATTACCCATCTCAACTGTGCTTTGTTCCTGCATTTAAACACTCCTTGCGAACATCATAATATTAGAATCATGGAGGCATGCTTTACCTACCGAACAAGGGAATGCACAGACTGTTCCCATTTATTAAGAGGGGCAATTTCTCTGTATAAAAAAAGTCTAGAATACAAACTAAAATCTTGATTTAACTCAATTAATTAATTTAAGAAGACCACAAAAAAAGGCCGTTTCCAAAGCTGAAAACGGCCTTTACAGGCAAAAAATACCATTTCATACAGGCGGCAAAAAATGACACCTGCCTATTACATAAATCAGAACCTGCGAAAAGAACTTTCCCCGGAATATTTAGCCCTGATTCCATCCACAACTTCACGATGGGCTCTGAATGGATTCAAAGGTTCAGGCTTTTCGGCAAGGGGAGTAAGATCATGCTGGGAGAATCTCTCGATATGCAGGTTGTATCCTTTGATCATGAGGTTTTCCAGATTCACACTATCCAGCACGTTGTAAGCCAGAAGTGTTTCAAGAGCGCGCTCATCACCGTTCATTTCATATTCATTCCAAAGCAGCACGGCAAAATAACCATCCAGCCCTTCAGCGTCACCGCGATCCATACCGAAATAACGCTCAATTCCTTTCAGGCCTCCGGTAATACCCAGAGAGCGGAAAACAAATCTCAAGTCTATATGAGCGGCATCAACCTTGATACCGAAATATTTTTCAATGAACGGAACATCAAAACATTTACCGTTAAAGCTGACTATAAGCGGATATTTAGCTATTTCTTCTTCAAAATCATATAGGTTTTTACCCTGCACATATGTCTTGATTTCTTTACCGTTCCAAAGCGCAATGGTGGTAATATCGCAACTATGGGCATCTGTCCCGGTAGTTTCGATATCAATATAAGCGACATTATCGCGGAAGTGAGAATACATCCGCCACTGGTCGGAAGCAGGAAGACGGTCAGCGAACCAGTTAGCATCATATGCTTCAAGCTTCTGCTTTGATTCACCGCAGCCTTTTTCCAATTCATTCATTTTTGCATCGGAAAGGGGCGTGGCAACTCCATCAAGGATGTCGTTCCAGCTATTCGCTCCAGCCTGCCAGATTTTGGCTTCAGTTGTGCTTCCAATTCCCTTGAGATGACAAAAAGTTCTTTCGAGCATTTAAAAACAGCCCTGTTTTTCAAGTAGTTAATCAATACGGACAAAGTGTCCTTTTATGCGTATTCCCGATAGAATCACCGGAAGAATACCCCTACGTCAGGGAGAGGATTAGCCGTAATAGGCTCCTTAGTCCAGCAATTACGTAACATTGACATTAATCTGCCACTGATCATACATATATAGATGGTAAAAATATTTTCACCATAATAATAGTCGCTATGGAAAATTTGACAATGGAAAAAATTAATTTTCAATACATAATCGATCTGATTCAGGCAGAAGTAATCGCTCCTGTAAAAAAAATCCTGACAAGCCTGCCGCAGGAATCCCTCTACCTGATTCTTTCGGCCGCGGGGCTGCTTGCTCTGCTGGCGGCTGTTTTCGCTTTTCTGCTGTTGCGTCCCAAACCTAAAAAGGAACATAAGCCTCAAGGTCCTCAAGACTTTGTTAAATTTTTTCAGAACAGCGGGACAATTATGGATATTGCAGCAGCCGGGGAGCATGAAAACGTGCTTGGTCGTGGTGTTCTCACAGCGGTAAAACCTGACCATATGCGTGTAGAAATTATCGAGGAGAGCGGGATTTCACGCCTCACCCCCACTGCAGAACTAATCCTTATGTTCCCTCCGGAACAAAGCGCAGCCGGAAAGGTAAACTCATTCAGGTCGACTATTAATACCATTGAATGTGAAACCGGTAACTGCGGCAGAATGGTCCTGACCCCGCCAGTTAAATTTTCACTGGTCAAAAGACGCCGCCACAAACGCAAACGCGTCATTGACCAGCAATTCATCCGGGTCAAGCTATGGCTTGGCAAGCCGGACAGCGACGACACCACTTTTGCTGACCGTATTCCCGACCTTGCGGTAAATTCATATGATCCTCGCTCCACCGGACACGAGGATAATCAGGTCATCAACATTTCCAATGGAGGTATCGGAGTCGGCGCTTCTCCCGTACTTGTTGAGTCAAAATTAAACATAGATGATGATGTACTGATCAGCATCTTCATGTTCAATTTCCGGCAGAAAGTTTTCAAGCCGTACTGGTATGCAGGAAAAATCCGATCCATGGAAAATATGGACGGCCAAACCTGCCGTGTGGGTATTGAATTCACCAGCACCGGAAAGATGCGCGATGAGAATGAACAGAATATTGACTGGGCAAAAATTTAAACAAAACTGAAAAGAAAGCTCCGGATGTAAGACGCAAAAAAAAGACAGGAACGAAGCGTATTGAAGCATACGTGAGTTTCTGTCTTTTTTGCAGCTACGCCACAGATGGCGCTTTATCTTCAGTCTTAAAATCCCCCGCCGACTCAGTCAGCGGGGGATAATTGTACCGTGGTTACGCAGGAGGACAGTTTTATGTATCGTCCTGCAATCTATCCAACCTTGTTAATATAGCGATTGGCAATCAAGGGGGTGCCGCGTGCGACACTGCCGTACCCCTTGAAGCGGGTACTTTCCTTCTTAACCCGCCCTATGTCCTGCCGCAGCGATGCGTGAAGTTTCTTAGCTTCAGCGGTAAGCTGCCCTTGCAGGTTCTTGAGCTTGTTAAGCTTTTCCAGAATTTCATCCAGACTCACGCTCTCTTTTGTTTCCAGAGCCTTATCGGTGAGTACACCTCTTCTTTCTGCGGCATCAAAGGCATCGTCCACCTCGCCCGCCACAAGAAATCTCAACTCTTCGTATCCGATTTCAAGAGCCTGATCCAGAAGTTCCAAGGTTTGAGCCATAACAGTTACCTCTTGGCTACCTCCCGGAGATCCTCACGAATGATGGAGATAACATTCTTCCATTTTTCAACGGAAGGCAGGAATTCATATTCAAGCAAATCAGCCAGCAGAATCCAGTCCTCGTTCTCAAGGACTTCGGTCATTTCAGTGAAAAGACCGGAAAAATCTTCCACAACCTTTTCGAAATCATCGTGTTGTTTAATGGAGAAATGATCACGCAGGTTTCCGACCATGCCAAGGAAGTCCCTGATAACATCAAGAAGATCCTGATAAAGTTCGAGGGCTTCAGCATCGTCTGCCTGTCTGAAAAGTTCAGCAACCTGCTTGCCGCCGCCGGCCATGATGTTCACGACCTTATAGAGTTCAAGAGTGATGGCAGAAGCCATCTCAACTGCGGATGCACTGACAATTTCAAGGCTGTCGATTTCGGAAGTTTCAATATCTTCCGACTGGTTGGGGTAAATTTCACTGAAAGGTTCATTGTTAACCTTAACGTCGGTTACA contains the following coding sequences:
- a CDS encoding ribonuclease H-like domain-containing protein, producing MLERTFCHLKGIGSTTEAKIWQAGANSWNDILDGVATPLSDAKMNELEKGCGESKQKLEAYDANWFADRLPASDQWRMYSHFRDNVAYIDIETTGTDAHSCDITTIALWNGKEIKTYVQGKNLYDFEEEIAKYPLIVSFNGKCFDVPFIEKYFGIKVDAAHIDLRFVFRSLGITGGLKGIERYFGMDRGDAEGLDGYFAVLLWNEYEMNGDERALETLLAYNVLDSVNLENLMIKGYNLHIERFSQHDLTPLAEKPEPLNPFRAHREVVDGIRAKYSGESSFRRF
- a CDS encoding DEAD/DEAH box helicase, which encodes MSFDQFKFDMRLISGIRSAGYEVPTPVQLKAIPAVLQGRDVMGLAQTGTGKTAAFVLPVLQRLLDEEAEKRGPVKVLVLSPTRELALQTHETFIELGRQTGIRSAAVYGGAGIGKQAKEVKKVTVINATPGRLLDLLEREEIDLSQVDTLILDEADRMLDMGFMDEVEKVLAKLPAERQNLMFSATMPDAINSLSKNILHDPEVVRVAVTVSADGVSLYSCPVPVHLKQSFLKVLFNEIEFERVLVFVRTKRWARRLAQRLAKGGLAAADLHGDLSQSKRNRTLNGFKFGDFTVLVATDLAARGIDCSNISHVINYDMPDNVEIFVHRTGRTGRADAKGTAYTFVADEDKARLAEIEESLGYGLELFYLDTFNYNAPKLDFSAPVPDKNGRKKRNTQHKK
- a CDS encoding YicC/YloC family endoribonuclease, which encodes MPVSMTGFGRAETTEDKWSHVWEIRSVNSRFLDLKWRLPNSLRGYESRWEKIVRKYGSRGRVDLSLNLEVFSTELLGISLNQLQAKAMVDQLKDMAAADGVEFTPDYNRLFNISGLWRDASSEPDPQMAKSISEGLEKALANWKESREDEGADLVRDLEERFTLLKEYTEKVKVKVPEILETKREALIERVKGNMENLGAEYIEDRMVQEVAILTDKLDVSEEITRLDAHLERIFEVLRGNKDAGKRLDFLLQETFREINTCGNKCQDSEVSRIVVEFKAELEKCREQVQNIE
- the pyrF gene encoding orotidine-5'-phosphate decarboxylase; this translates as MSELVVALDFKDAQSAIEMAEKVRGVAPWVKVGLELFCAEGPEIITRFKEMGFKVFVDLKFFDIPNTVKGAVRSATRAGADMLSLHALGGERMAVAAREGRAEGAGGEAGPLLMAITILTSMDEDDIPFPVPNGLGSAVLDLALASSQAGLDGVVCSGLEVEAIKEKCGKDFLALTPGIRPASVSDDQRRVVTPSQAVDRGSNFLVVGRPITGADDPAEAARRIVAEMNS
- the gmk gene encoding guanylate kinase, with protein sequence MTDRRIPEKKGQVLVLCAPSGTGKSTLVKKLREDFPQIGFSISCTTRDPREGEEDGKDYFFLSVDEFNEKLEAGEFAEWAEVHGNFYGTPKKPVEKMLFKGMDILFDIDFQGCMQLMESMPDGIFVFLMPPSYGELRKRLEGRNTDTEHVINRRMMNAMKEMASAPKFEYWIVNDDLDKAYGELKAIYLAGKNRPCSNPGLLESILSTWE
- a CDS encoding class I SAM-dependent methyltransferase — protein: MQEQSTVEMGNIHHALVDPEEMVIDPSLYSDSPLLDDVDRMSDPSVRISDSMIMGMVLKFFYCYVHKGGFDKPVPLEEVSKLCEMFSRHRSLNEPNDDIELMNYLRQWSFSLRMLADITKTSHIIRSIVTQNISPKLLEQDEYVGLDIGTGTGILLLAQHIHARRNGFKNITLYGIEYDKMVGLQSYKIFKELGIAEIILGDARDAKNYAPLTNKVVTFVSNETVAAMHQPLRREHFVSICRTLFRTLGKNIKDAAFFPEGLIAFCKDLNVSVLLAKNTAFQGPKEYHDMNLFPQGIIIEGNIVPLHQLGEELLPYLSDWAQRRLPRRW
- the mtaB gene encoding tRNA (N(6)-L-threonylcarbamoyladenosine(37)-C(2))-methylthiotransferase MtaB, which produces MDTVMKKFWITTLGCKINQYESESVRERWLRMGYEQAENDAEAHEIIINSCAVTQAALRDLRQTVRGINRRNPEGKIIIAGCAAQVFAKELAELPGVADVIPQERKFELLKLEDGPESTDDTTIFQPFEIDDYERSRAVVKVQDGCSHRCTYCIVPITRGPSVSRAVDDVLKEISRLLAAGFREMIISGINLSHYGREFEEKIDFWDLMERIEDEFGQEWGGRARLRISSLEPGQLKERALEIFAKSKLICPQLHLSLQSGDRQVLKRMGRGHYKPEDVLVFLDKLKEVWPVFGLGADILTGFPGETEEEFNNTLEFCRKLPLSYAHVFPYSIRPGTAAASMKGQLDGPTKKERGRILRELVEEKKQEFLQKISEMDSLKVLFQNKNKGICEFYSTCILEEGFENEVPRDLVEVIPVAAKDGSLMVKIK
- a CDS encoding DUF370 domain-containing protein, which produces MQKQTLLNIGFGNFVVSSRVITIVNPSSSPMRRLREDARQEGRLVDATQGRKTRSIIVTDSNHVILSAIQAETIGHRYTSEEVEND